One region of Quercus lobata isolate SW786 chromosome 2, ValleyOak3.0 Primary Assembly, whole genome shotgun sequence genomic DNA includes:
- the LOC115975959 gene encoding myosin-binding protein 2-like yields the protein MATNKFANMLHRNTHKIIVILVYAVLEWILITLLLLNSLFSYLIKKYTHFFGLKPPCLWCSRVDHIFEPGSNANSYRDLVCDTHATEISKLSYCSTHHKLAEPQNMCENCLASRPSNSDSYVGRTQKITFISWVSESENHIENVEKIFRCSCCDESLSCKPYPPFWLLKPSWGALSYTQNDNLVIEAVDDDSNEGKYEELSKSGSPAHQRVTENEIHSDNEEEDRDGDDEGIADEHEIISAVGSFNITEDSSRSVMNLQCDEKEADEGETESAINTMELDTNGTNSVYQSLDSAMIQCFPGQDYSVEIINMHLKNQTACEFNRLIPVELIDSSTTANQGLCNLKEEDLREHDHQNGVSDSEPWIEIQFNVSREVALQIMPESTEATKEELDMVGEGCRQVEITQETPTLSLKIEKLDMKEPDNPKAHGEETDCLNLLSDQSSAKTLIGTEVSNHAADPDPDQPQAEQQISSLQCLQDQSSTNDDGVEISTAPDIVRNDLGPNPMEKATQQEKTILAEKSQEGINHHSSMCLEPNEIEEDKFPDTPTSFDSLHYLHKKLLLFEKREPGAEESLDGSVVSEMEGGDAVTTVDRLKAALKAERKTLSALYAELEEERSASAIAANQTMAMITRLQEEKAAMQMEALQYQRMMEEQAEYDQEALQLMNELMIKREKEKQELEKELEIYRKKVLDYEAKEKIRTMRRIKDGSVRSRTSSASCSNSCSNADDSDELSIDLNRDVRDEDNGYYGHQDSSQNNSPDNEVLNLEEMALDCVKHMSALDESLVEFEEERLSILDQLKALEEKLITMGDNEGFLEDEKSIEHTSMYGVQELEENHEFTSPEENEISNEFPKDKHFPDRKTMSSMAKSLLPLLDATDNENEGLLYEEKGESEYVDMENSFISNFELDGKKLAIEDEVDHVYERLQALEADREFLKHCMSSIKKGDKGVDLLQEILQHLRDLKAVEVRVKNMSDDPPS from the exons ATGGCTACCAACAAGTTTGCAAACATGTTGCATAGAAACACGCACAAAATTATTGTAATTCTAGTCTATGCAGTCCTTGAATGGATCTTGATAACCCTTCTCCTCCTCAACTCTTTGTTCAGTTATTTGATCAAGAAATACACCCATTTCTTTGGCCTAAAACCACCCTGCCTATGGTGTTCTAGAGTTGATCACATATTTGAGCCTGGTAGCAATGCAAACTCTTATAGAGATCTTGTATGTGACACTCATGCCACTGAGATCTCCAAATTGAGCTACTGTTCCACTCATCATAAGTTGGCTGAACCTCAGAATATGTGCGAGAATTGCTTGGCTTCCCGGCCAAGTAACAGTGACAGCTACGTAGGAAGGACACAGAAGATTACTTTTATTTCAtgggtgagtgagagtgagaaccatattgaaaatgttgaaaagaTTTTCAGGTGTTCATGCTGTGATGAGAGCTTGAGCTGCAAACCCTACCCTCCTTTCTGGCTTTTAAAGCCTTCTTGGGGTGCTTTGAGTTATACCCAGAATGACAATTTGGTTATAGAAGCCGTGGACGATGACAGCAATGAAGGGAAGTACGAAGAATTAAGTAAATCTGGTTCTCCGGCGCATCAGAGAGTGACTGAGAATGAGATCCATAGCGACAATGAGGAAGAAGACCGCGATGGTGATGATGAAGGGATAGCAGATGAACATGAGATAATTTCTGCTGtcggaagttttaacatcacgGAGGATTCTTCGAGGTCTGTAATGAACTTGCAATGTGATGAAAAAGAAGCAGATGAAGGTGAAACAGAGAGTGCTATTAACACCATGGAACTTGATACAAATGGTACTAATTCTGTTTATCAATCTTTAGATAGTGCCATGATTCAGTGTTTCCCAGGACAAGATTACTCGGTTGAAATCATAAATATGCATCTTAAAAATCAAACTGCTTGTGAGTTTAATCGTTTAATCCCAGTGGAGTTGATTGATTCTTCAACTACTGCAAACCAAGGATTATGCAACTTGAAAGAGGAAGATCTGAGAGAGCATGATCATCAAAATGGAGTTTCTGATTCTGAGCCATGGattgaaattcaattcaatGTTTCAAGAGAGGTAGCATTACAAATTATGCCTGAGAGTACAGAGGCAACTAAAGAAGAACTTGATATGGTCGGGGAAGGATGTAGACAAGTTGAAATTACTCAAGAAACTCCAACTTTATccctcaaaattgaaaaattagacaTGAAAGAACCAGATAATCCAAAAG CGCATGGAGAAGAAACAGATTGTTTAAATCTGTTGTCTGATCAAAGTTCAGCCAAGACCTTGATAGGCACAGAAGTGTCTAACCATGCCGCTGACCCTGACCCTGACCAACCTCAAGCTGAACAACAAATTTCTTCATTGCAATGCTTACAAGATCAATCTTCCACAAATGATGATGGTGTAGAAATTTCTACTGCCCCAGACATTGTTCGGAATGACCTCG GTCCAAATCCCATGGAGAAAGCTACCCAGcaagaaaaaacaatattggCTGAAAAGAGTCAAGAAGGGATAAACCATCATTCATCCATGTGTTTGGAGCCAAATGAAATAGAGGAAGACAAATTTCCTGATACACCAACTTCCTTCGACAGTCTCCATTACTTGCATAAGAAACTACTACTATTTGAAAAGAGAGAACCAGGAGCGGAAGAGTCTCTCGATGGAAGCGTGGTAAGTGAGATGGAAGGTGGAGATGCAGTTACCACTGTTGATCGGCTGAAAGCAGCACTAAAAGCTGAAAGAAAAACTTTAAGTGCTTTATATGCAGAACTAGAAGAAGAGAGGAGTGCATCTGCAATAGCTGCCAACCAGACAATGGCGATGATAACCAGGCTTCAAGAAGAGAAAGCAGCAATGCAGATGGAAGCATTACAATACCAGAGGATGATGGAAGAACAAGCTGAATATGACCAGGAAGCTTTGCAACTTATGAATGAGCTCATGAtcaagagagagaaggagaagcAAGAACTAGAGAAGGAGTTGGAAATATATCGTAAGAAGGTGTTGGATTATGAGGCAAAAGAGAAGATAAGAACCATGAGAAGAATTAAAGATGGAAGTGTAAGAAGTAGAACCTCTTCTGCTTCTTGCAGCAATTCTTGCAGCAATGCGGATGACAGTGATGAATTATCAATTGATCTGAATCGTGATGTAAGGGATGAAGATAATGGCTACTATGGCCATCAAGATAGCAGTCAAAACAACAGCCCTGATAATGAAGTTTTAAATTTGGAAGAAATGGCACTAGATTGTGTAAAACATATGAGTGCTCTTGATGAGTCATTGGTAGAATTTGAAGAAGAGAGGCTGTCTATTCTAGATCAACTCAAAGCACTGGAGGAGAAGCTAATCACAATGGGTGATAATGAAGGATTTCTTGAAGATGAAAAGTCAATTGAGCATACCTCAATGTATGGTGTTCAAGAGCTTGAGGAAAATCATGAATTTACCAGTccagaagaaaatgaaatctcAAATGAGTTTCCAAAGGATAAACATTTTCCAGACAGAAAAACAATGAGTTCAATGGCCAAGAGCCTCCTTCCTTTGTTGGATGCCACCGATAATGAAAACGAAGGGTTATTATACGAAGAAAAAGGTGAATCTGAATATGTTGATATGGAAAACTCCTTCATATCCAATTTTGAACTGGATGGCAAAAAACTAGCCATTGAAGATGAAGTGGATCATGTTTATGAGAGATTACAAGCTCTTGAAGCAGATAGGGAGTTTCTAAAGCATTGTATGAGCTCCATTAAGAAGGGAGATAAAGGAGTGGATCTCCTTCAAGAAATCTTGCAACATCTTCGAGATCTGAAGGCTGTGGAAGTCCGAGTGAAGAACATGAGTGACGATCCTCCaagttga